The sequence AAATAATTAATTATAAAAAGTCCAAGGAGGTTAAAATGGCACTTCTTAATTCTCTCTTTGCAGGCGTTTCCGGTCTGCGCAATCATCAATCGATGATGGATGTAATCGGCAATAATATCTCGAACGTAAACACAATCGGCTTTAAGGGTTCGCGCGTTACGTTCAGCGATACGTTCAATCAGTTTGTAAAATCGGGTACGAATCCCACCAGCACTTCCGGCGGCACTAATTCGTTCCAGATCGGTCTCGGCATGAAAATCAATTCGATCGACCGTAATTGGAATCAAGGCACATTCGAAAGAACGGGAATTACAACCGACCTTGCTCTCCAGGGACAAGGGTTATTTATCCTGAAAAGCAACGGGCAGCAATTTTATTCCAGAGCCGGAGCGTTTATTTTCGACGCCGACGGTAAACTGGTCAATCCTCAAAACGGCGCCGTAGTTCAGGGCAAAATTGCAAACGGCTTGGGAGAAATACCCGCCGGCACGACATTACAAGATATTGTGATCGACAAAAATCTGAGACTCCCCGCGGTAAAAACAACTAAAGTATCATGGGGCGGTAACTTGCAAAGCAGCTCTACAACCATCAGAACGGATATTGTAGAGTTAGTTGGCAATCTTAAAAAGGAAACACCTACTTCCACGCAATATTTCCCCGGGCCTGCAGATACTGACTGGAGTGTAAGTACGATTTATAATAAAGACGGAAAAGAATACCAGCTCTGGAACCGGTATGAACAAGATACGAGCGGCAACTGGACATATTACTATGAAATAAGAGACGATGCCGGCAATCCGCTCGGAACGCCTATTACAGGCAATCAGGCTCTTACCTTTGATGCATTAACAGGAGTGTGTACTAATGATCAAATAATTATCCAGGATGCAACGGAAAAAATTGATTATAAACTGAACTTTTCTTCTTTAAGCAATTTAATAGCCGACAGCAATGTAGTAACCAGGATAGACAAAGCGGAAGTACCCGAACCCGTTCTCGGCGCAGTTACAATTTTCGATTCTTTGGGTAATCCGCATACATTGTCGGTTAAATTCGAGCACGTTGATAATAACCGCTGGAGCTGGAGCGTTTCGATACCTACTACCAGCGGTTCTTTGAGTCCTAATGCCTACGGAGAAATTTATTTCGATCCCAACGGGCAGATACAGAGCGTATGGCAAGCAGGCAGCCAGGTTACGTCTTCTCCTCCGATTCCAAAAGTAACATTCACGCCGGCAAGCGGCGCTGAAGCTCAGATAGTAGATATTGATTTTGGAAGCGGCACCGCAGGCGTTACTCAAACTAACCTTACATCGCAAATTGCAGCTCTTTCGCAAAACGGATCCGCTTCGGCTGCTTTATCGAATCTTAACATAGACCAGTACGGAAATATTATCGGCATCTTCTCCAACGGAAATTCGAGAAAGTTGGCTCAGATAATGGTGGCTACGTTCAAGAACCTTAACGCTCTTGTGAGCGTGGGCGATAATATGTACAATGTGGCGGCAAATAGCGGCGATCCGCGTATCGACACTCCGGGAGAAAATTCCGTTACTACAATTCAGTCCGGCGCTCTCGAACAATCGAATGTCGATCTGTCGGAAGAATTTACCAAAATGATTATCTCGCAGCGCGGTTTCCAGGCAAATGCGCGAGTTATAACTACAGCAGATAATCTTCTCCAAGAAATCACTAATCTTATCAGGTAATAGTTCCTAAGGGATTGCCGTTAAAACGGCAATCCCGTCATTTTTCTTAAGCAAGATTTCCGTGATGTAGCAGAATGTGCAGGTGACTAATATTAGCCACTTCGTAATTCTTGATTTTTGATTAGTAATGAATTTTAAGGCTTTAACGAGTGGCATATTAATTGAAAACTATTAGTCACTATGGCACAGGAAAACGAAAATATCTTAGAACAGTCTGAAACTTCCGGAACCTCAAAAGGTTCCAGCTCAAAAATCCTTGTTATAGGATTGCCGCTTTTCATTGTTCAACTTGTAGCGGTTTATTTTATAACCGCCAATATTTTGCTGCCCAAAATCCAATCCCACTATGCAGTTCCAACAGAAGAGCACGCTCAATCGGGCGATTCTTCAGCCTCCGAAAGCGAAGGCGTGGAATTCGGAAAATTCATTTATGTGGTAGACGACCTCATAATCAACCCCGCCGGCACGGACGGCAAACGCCTTTTGCTTGCTTCGATCGGGTTCGATATTGCAACAGAACAAAATAAAAAGGAACTCGAAGAAAAAGAAGTATTGGTAAAAGACGCGATTATTTCCGTTATGGGCAGCAAGGATATGACTCAGTTGAGCAACGCTCTTTATCGGGATTCACTGAAAATCCAAATATCCGACCAAATCAAGCAATTGATGCCAGACGTTAAAATTAATAACATTTACTTCAGTAAATATATTTTACAATAATTATGGCAGAAATACTCTCACAACAAGAAATCGATCAACTGCTCGATAATATAAAAAGCGGGCAGGAGCAAAAAAACGAAGAGCAGAGCGATAAAGACAAGGAGGCGGTGCTTTTTGACTTCCGTCTTCCAAATCGTATCTCCAAGCACCAACTCCGCATTATTCGGAGTATCTGCGACAACTTCGGCGAAAGTTTTACATCGTTTCTTGTTACCAAACTCCAAACTGCCGTTAACATTAACGTCGCTTCAATCGACCAAATCTATTATTCGGAATACGTGCTTTCGGTTTCAAATCCTGCTTGCCTTTATACTTTCAATATAAAGAATACCGACATCAAAGGAATACTTGAACTTAATAATGATCTGGCGTTCCTGTTTGTCGATAAATTGCTGGGAGGCAACGGATTAACGACGAAACAGGTTAAGGTCATCACGCCGATCGAGCAAAGAGTGTTGCAGGTTATAGTAGACCGTATAATGTACGACCTTAAAAAGTCGTGGCAAATTATCGACGACCTGGAATTCGAAATCGAAAAATTTGAGCCGGATATCGATTTTGCTCAGATTACGTCGCAAAGCGAATCCGTTCTCCTTATTTCGTTCGAATTAATAATGGGCGACCAGTCGTACATGATGAACGTCTGTTTTGCCACTTTTGCATTCGACTCTATACTGGCTAAAATGACGACCCAAAAGTTATCGTCCATTAAATCGACCAAATATTTCGGCGTAACGTCCAGAGAAGTTCTCTCGAAACATTTGGCGCAAACCGCGGTTCCTATTAACGTGGAATTCGGCACAACCAAACTGACGGTAAAAGAAATTATGGAGCTCGAAGTGGGGGATATTATCAAACTGAAGAATAAAGTTCATGAAGAACACAAAATCAGAACCGGCAACAGATTGTTGTTTTTAGGCAGAGCCGGCGTGCTGAACAATCACAAAGCAATAAAAATAACTGAAAAAGTATTCGAAAAAAAACTCTAAAGAGGGAATTATGAGTGAAAATATCAACAATCCCGACGCTATGGAAAACCAGGAAGATAGCTTTACAGCCTCACTGGCTCAGTTCGACGAATTCGACGACTCCACCCGTACCCTGGGCGGAGCCGACGAAAAACTGAATCTGTTGAAAGACCTCCAGATGAACGTCTATATCGAATTGGGACGAACACAAATGCAGATTAAAGATATTCTCGAGCTCGAAAGAGGTTACGTTATAGAACTGGAAAAATTAGCCAGCGAACCGGTGGACGTTTTCGTCAACAATAAAAAAATAGCCGAAGGCGAAGTCGTGGTAATCGATAAACATTTCGGCATAAGAATAACATCGTTGGTTGACCCTGCGCAAAGAATAAAGGATATCTATTAATGTCGGCCTTCGATATTACACAGGCTTTACTGCCGCTAATCCTTGTAATTATGATTCTGGGCATAACGCTCTACTTCGTAAAACGCTATACGTTTACGATGAAGGGCGGCAAACGAATGCCTTTGAAAATTGAAGTGCTTAGCAACCAGCTTATAATGCCCAAAAAATATCTATCGATTGTGCGAGTGGAAGATAAAATTATGCTGCTCGGAGTAAGCGAAGCGGGAATTACTTTAATAAAAGAGTTCGACAGTATAGACCTTCCGGACAATAACGAAACCCAGAACGGCGATAATCAGAAAAAATCTTTTTATGAATTGCTCAAGCAGAATTTAGGAATGCGATGAAAAAGTGGATTATAATCGGGATTATATTGTTAAGCGGTTTTACATCTCTTTATGCTCAATCTCAATCGCCATCGATTCCTATTCCCAAAATTGATCTCGGAATCGGTACAGCAACGTCGGGCGAAGACGTTTCCGTAACCCTCCAGATTTTATTGTTGATGACGATTCTGGCGCTTGCGCCTTCAATCGTTATTATGACAACGGCGTATTTGCGCATTATAATCGTATTTCATTTTCTTAAAAGCGCTCTTGGCACTCAGCAAATGCCTCCGTCTCAACTTCTGGCCGGAATTGCGCTTTTTATTACCTTTTTTATTATGGCGCCAACATGGAACCGGGTTAACGACGATGCTTTATCTCCTCTGATGGACAACAAAATATCAGTCGAAGAAGCTTACAACAAAGGCATCGAACCTATCAGAGAATTTATGTTTAAGAATACAAGGGAAGAAGACCTGGAATTGTTTGTCGGGCTTTCGAATTTACCGAGACCCGAGACCAGAAACGACGTGCCCACTTATGTGTTGATTCCGGCTTTTGTATTGAGCGAGCTTAGAATCGGTTTCATTATCGGATTCTTTCTGTTCATTCCGTTTCTGATGGTCGATATGATCATCTCGAGTATTCTGATGTCGATGGGTATGATGATGATGCCTCCGATGATGATTTCGCTGCCGTTTAAGATATTATTATTCATACTCGTCGACGGATGGAATTTGATTATCGGTTCTCTAGTAAGGAGTTTTCATTAATGTCGGAAGAATTGATCATAGAAGTATTGAAGGACGCGTTTTATACGTCTTTTATTATTCTGCTGCCCATATTGGGGGCGTCGCTAGTTATCGGCATTTTAATTTCGATATTCCAGGCTGCCACGTCGCTGCAGGAGATGACGCTTACTTTTGTGCCCAAATTAATTGTAACCGTGCTTGTGATAATATTTTTATTGCCCTGGATTGCGGAAAAAATGATCTCGCTAACGAATAAAATGTTTACAATGTTTCTCAATGTGATATGACGACGAATATTCTGATAAAGGATTTTATTTTATTCATTTTCGTATTCATGAGAATAGGAGGATTAATATTCGCCGCTCCGGTTCTTTCGTTCAAAGGCTTTCCGGTATTGGCGAGAATATTTCTGGCAATTGTTATAGCTTATATTGTTTTCTTTACTTTGAATAAATCAAATGTCAATATCGATCTCGACTTAACGAATCAATCTGGCTTGACAACTCTGTTTTTTTATTCAATACGCGAACTATTGACGGGCTTAATACTTGGCTATGCAATGAATTTTATTTTTTGGGCGGTATCTTATGCCGGTCATTATATCGGTTTCGACATGGGACTCATGCTGGCCGAGGCTCTTAATCCCGTTCAGGAAATCCAGACAAATATTGTCGGGCAATTTTTATACTACTCGGCGCTAATGATTTTCATCTTAATTAACGGTCATCATTATTTAATAAGCGGACTGACGGCGTCCTTTAGCGTCGTTCCGATTGGCAAGTACGTAATCAACGAACCGGTTTACACTTTGTTGATTAAATATTCTTTTCTCGTATTTACAATTGCGATAAAAATTGCTTCGCCCATTATCGTATCGTTTTTCCTGGTGCATCTGGCCGAAAGCATCATTGCGCGCGTGATTCCGAACATGCAGATTATCTATATTACTCAACCGCTGAAATCACTGCTGGGAATATTCATGATATTGTCGTTAATACCGTTCTATGTTTATGTGCTTAAAAATTTACTTGAAGGTTACGAATACAAATTACTCGATTTAATAAGAGCAATGGGACAATAAAAAATGCCGAATTTCGAAGGACAGGAAAAGACCGAACAACCGACCGGGAAAAAGCTCGAAGACGCGCGTCAGAAAGGGCAGGTCGCCAAAAGCAGCGAAATTAATTCGCTCGCAATTTTCGGCAGCGGTTTGATCATTGTTTTCTTATTCAAGAGTTACATCGGCGGACAGTTTTATGAATTTTCAACTGATATATTTTCAAAACTCAATCAAGTGGAAATGAGCCACACTGTTCTCCAGACATATGCGTTAAGATGGGGAGTGTTTTATTTGATGCTGATGATGCCCATTTTGATTGCCGTTTTTATTGCCTCGATTGTCAGTAATGTGTCGCAAGTAGGATTCAGAATTACGCCGGAAGCAATCTCGTTTTCGCTCGACAAATTCAATCCTTTAAAAGGTATAAAAAGAATTTTGTTTTCAACCCGCTCGTTTGTCGAATTGGGTAAATCGCTGCTCAAGCTCGTTATCATCAGCATTTTTACTTATTTCATTATATCCGAGCTTATTAGAAAGAGCATACAGTTAATTGACCTGAGCATCGAAGATACGGTCGAATTTATGCTCGATTCTTCTTTTTCGCTGATATGGAAAATCGTACTCTTTTTCGTTGTGATAGCGGCGGTCGATTATATTTTTCAGCGCTATAAATTCAGAAAAGATATGATGATGACCAAGGAAGAGGTTAAAGAAGAATTAAAGCAGACGGAAGGCGACCCGGTGGTGAAGGGAAGAATTAAGAAAGAAATGATGATGGCGGCTCGCCGCAGAATGATGCATGAAGTTCCCAAAGCCGACGTGGTAATTACCAACCCGACTCACGTCGCCGTAGCGCTCAGATACGAAATGGGTAAAGACGGCGCGCCTAAGGTTGTAGCCAAAGGTTTGGATTTGGTGGCGCAGCAAATCAAAAAAATTGCAGCCGAAAATAACGTGCCGATGTACGAAGACGTTGAACTTGCAAGGGCTTTGTACAAAACGTGTGAAATCGGGGATGAAATTCCGGCTAACTTATTCAAAGCCGTAGCTCAAATTCTGGCTTATATTTATCAGATGAAAAAACTCAAAAAACAGAAGAGCATAATCTGATATGAAACTGTTCGGGAAAAATAGCGATATTTTACTGGCATTCGGTTTGATACTGATGCTCGGTTTAATGTTGATTCCTTTGCCGGCGTCGTTTCTCGATTTTCTCCTTTCGTTAAATATTACGCTTGCTCTACTCGTGCTAATTGTATCGTTATACATACAATCTCCGCTCGATATTTCTGTGTTTCCGGGACTTCTGCTCGTGCTTACTTTGTATCGCCTGGCTTTGAATATATCGTCTACGCGTCTGATATTAATTGACGGTTTTGCCGGTCAGGTTATCGAATCGTTCGGATCGTTTGTGGTCGGCGGCAATTATGTGGTCGGTTTTATAGTGTTTATTATTCTTGTTGTAATTCAGTTTATAGTAATCGTAAAAGGCTCCGGCAGAATTTCGGAAGTGGCTGCGCGATTTACGCTGGACGCTATGCCGGGTAAACAAATGGCCATAGATGCGGATTTGAATACAGGTTTAATAACCGAAGCCGAAGCAAGAAAAAGAAGAGCCCGTATAGAAAGAGAAGCCGAATTTTACGGCGCTATGGACGGCGCGAGCAAATTCGTAAAAGGGGACGCAATTGCGGGATTAATTATCAATGCGATTAATATCGTCGGAGGTTTTGTTATCGGCGTAGCTCAGAAAGGTATGTCGTTTCAGGACGCAGTCCAAACTTATACGATTTTAACGATTGGAGACGGACTTGTTTCTCAAATTCCCGCGCTTTTGATTTCCACCGCCGCCGGTTTGGTCGTTACCAGAAGCGCATCCGGCACCGCTCTCGATTTTCAAATGAAAAGCCAATTGTTTTCCAATCCGAGAGTGTTGGCTACGGTGTCGGGAGCCGTGTTCCTCTTTGCATTCATACCCGGTATGCCTACGATTCCTTTTCTTATCTTAAGCGGAGTGCTCGGCACATCATCTTATATGAACAAAAAAGGAGTAACGTCCGAAGCGGTAATTGAAGAAACCGATGGCGAAGAACCGAAAGACGAAGAATCGAAACCGGCTGAAGAAAAAGTTGAACAATATCTGCAAGTCGACCCGATAGAAGTTGAAATCGGCTACGGTTTAATTAGTTTAGTCGACGAAAAACAGGGCGGTAATTTATTCCAGAAAATATCTTCTACAAGAAAGGTAATAGCCCTTGAATACGGAGTATTGATACCGCCCGTTCGCGTTAGAGACAATCTGCAGCTTTCGCCGAATGAATATGTAATCAAAATTAAAGGGAACGTAGTCGCAAGCTTTGAATTGTACCCCGACAGATACCTGGCGATGAATCCCGGCGTTACCGAAGAAGAATTATCGGGAATTCCGACAAACGACCCCGCCTTCGGTCTGCCGAGTTACTGGATAACTCACGAAGAAAAAGAAAAAGCGGAAATGCTCGGATATACTGTCGTCGATGCAATCTCCGTTCTTGCTACGCATTTGCAGGAATCGCTCAAACGGAATTTCGACAAAATACTTTCGCGCCAGGAAGTAAAACAATTGCTCGAAAATTTGAAGAAAGAATACCCGGCGGTTGTCGAAGATATCAATCCGGACATCCTCAATCTAGGTATGATTCAAAAAGTGCTTCAAAATCTTTTGAAAGAAGGAATCCCGATAAAAGATTTTGTGAGAATTCTCGAAGCGTTAATCGATTATTCCAAAACCACAAAGAATATCGAC comes from Melioribacter roseus P3M-2 and encodes:
- a CDS encoding flagellar hook protein FlgE, translated to MALLNSLFAGVSGLRNHQSMMDVIGNNISNVNTIGFKGSRVTFSDTFNQFVKSGTNPTSTSGGTNSFQIGLGMKINSIDRNWNQGTFERTGITTDLALQGQGLFILKSNGQQFYSRAGAFIFDADGKLVNPQNGAVVQGKIANGLGEIPAGTTLQDIVIDKNLRLPAVKTTKVSWGGNLQSSSTTIRTDIVELVGNLKKETPTSTQYFPGPADTDWSVSTIYNKDGKEYQLWNRYEQDTSGNWTYYYEIRDDAGNPLGTPITGNQALTFDALTGVCTNDQIIIQDATEKIDYKLNFSSLSNLIADSNVVTRIDKAEVPEPVLGAVTIFDSLGNPHTLSVKFEHVDNNRWSWSVSIPTTSGSLSPNAYGEIYFDPNGQIQSVWQAGSQVTSSPPIPKVTFTPASGAEAQIVDIDFGSGTAGVTQTNLTSQIAALSQNGSASAALSNLNIDQYGNIIGIFSNGNSRKLAQIMVATFKNLNALVSVGDNMYNVAANSGDPRIDTPGENSVTTIQSGALEQSNVDLSEEFTKMIISQRGFQANARVITTADNLLQEITNLIR
- a CDS encoding flagellar basal body-associated FliL family protein, with the translated sequence MAQENENILEQSETSGTSKGSSSKILVIGLPLFIVQLVAVYFITANILLPKIQSHYAVPTEEHAQSGDSSASESEGVEFGKFIYVVDDLIINPAGTDGKRLLLASIGFDIATEQNKKELEEKEVLVKDAIISVMGSKDMTQLSNALYRDSLKIQISDQIKQLMPDVKINNIYFSKYILQ
- the fliM gene encoding flagellar motor switch protein FliM, with protein sequence MAEILSQQEIDQLLDNIKSGQEQKNEEQSDKDKEAVLFDFRLPNRISKHQLRIIRSICDNFGESFTSFLVTKLQTAVNINVASIDQIYYSEYVLSVSNPACLYTFNIKNTDIKGILELNNDLAFLFVDKLLGGNGLTTKQVKVITPIEQRVLQVIVDRIMYDLKKSWQIIDDLEFEIEKFEPDIDFAQITSQSESVLLISFELIMGDQSYMMNVCFATFAFDSILAKMTTQKLSSIKSTKYFGVTSREVLSKHLAQTAVPINVEFGTTKLTVKEIMELEVGDIIKLKNKVHEEHKIRTGNRLLFLGRAGVLNNHKAIKITEKVFEKKL
- a CDS encoding FliO/MopB family protein, which produces MSAFDITQALLPLILVIMILGITLYFVKRYTFTMKGGKRMPLKIEVLSNQLIMPKKYLSIVRVEDKIMLLGVSEAGITLIKEFDSIDLPDNNETQNGDNQKKSFYELLKQNLGMR
- the fliP gene encoding flagellar type III secretion system pore protein FliP (The bacterial flagellar biogenesis protein FliP forms a type III secretion system (T3SS)-type pore required for flagellar assembly.), coding for MKKWIIIGIILLSGFTSLYAQSQSPSIPIPKIDLGIGTATSGEDVSVTLQILLLMTILALAPSIVIMTTAYLRIIIVFHFLKSALGTQQMPPSQLLAGIALFITFFIMAPTWNRVNDDALSPLMDNKISVEEAYNKGIEPIREFMFKNTREEDLELFVGLSNLPRPETRNDVPTYVLIPAFVLSELRIGFIIGFFLFIPFLMVDMIISSILMSMGMMMMPPMMISLPFKILLFILVDGWNLIIGSLVRSFH
- a CDS encoding flagellar biosynthetic protein FliQ — encoded protein: MSEELIIEVLKDAFYTSFIILLPILGASLVIGILISIFQAATSLQEMTLTFVPKLIVTVLVIIFLLPWIAEKMISLTNKMFTMFLNVI
- a CDS encoding flagellar biosynthetic protein FliR, with translation MTTNILIKDFILFIFVFMRIGGLIFAAPVLSFKGFPVLARIFLAIVIAYIVFFTLNKSNVNIDLDLTNQSGLTTLFFYSIRELLTGLILGYAMNFIFWAVSYAGHYIGFDMGLMLAEALNPVQEIQTNIVGQFLYYSALMIFILINGHHYLISGLTASFSVVPIGKYVINEPVYTLLIKYSFLVFTIAIKIASPIIVSFFLVHLAESIIARVIPNMQIIYITQPLKSLLGIFMILSLIPFYVYVLKNLLEGYEYKLLDLIRAMGQ
- the flhB gene encoding flagellar biosynthesis protein FlhB, with translation MPNFEGQEKTEQPTGKKLEDARQKGQVAKSSEINSLAIFGSGLIIVFLFKSYIGGQFYEFSTDIFSKLNQVEMSHTVLQTYALRWGVFYLMLMMPILIAVFIASIVSNVSQVGFRITPEAISFSLDKFNPLKGIKRILFSTRSFVELGKSLLKLVIISIFTYFIISELIRKSIQLIDLSIEDTVEFMLDSSFSLIWKIVLFFVVIAAVDYIFQRYKFRKDMMMTKEEVKEELKQTEGDPVVKGRIKKEMMMAARRRMMHEVPKADVVITNPTHVAVALRYEMGKDGAPKVVAKGLDLVAQQIKKIAAENNVPMYEDVELARALYKTCEIGDEIPANLFKAVAQILAYIYQMKKLKKQKSII
- the flhA gene encoding flagellar biosynthesis protein FlhA — translated: MKLFGKNSDILLAFGLILMLGLMLIPLPASFLDFLLSLNITLALLVLIVSLYIQSPLDISVFPGLLLVLTLYRLALNISSTRLILIDGFAGQVIESFGSFVVGGNYVVGFIVFIILVVIQFIVIVKGSGRISEVAARFTLDAMPGKQMAIDADLNTGLITEAEARKRRARIEREAEFYGAMDGASKFVKGDAIAGLIINAINIVGGFVIGVAQKGMSFQDAVQTYTILTIGDGLVSQIPALLISTAAGLVVTRSASGTALDFQMKSQLFSNPRVLATVSGAVFLFAFIPGMPTIPFLILSGVLGTSSYMNKKGVTSEAVIEETDGEEPKDEESKPAEEKVEQYLQVDPIEVEIGYGLISLVDEKQGGNLFQKISSTRKVIALEYGVLIPPVRVRDNLQLSPNEYVIKIKGNVVASFELYPDRYLAMNPGVTEEELSGIPTNDPAFGLPSYWITHEEKEKAEMLGYTVVDAISVLATHLQESLKRNFDKILSRQEVKQLLENLKKEYPAVVEDINPDILNLGMIQKVLQNLLKEGIPIKDFVRILEALIDYSKTTKNIDVLTEYVRHTIGDTIANLYKDSNGIIHAAALGENLETMITKSLQAQKDSMITLGLSTEVLRELNIRIQQEVEKFNNMGYPPIIITSAAIRPYFYRLVNSSFPDLVLLSYSELPSNVEIEFIGKVEVGNAN